Genomic window (Capricornis sumatraensis isolate serow.1 chromosome 16, serow.2, whole genome shotgun sequence):
CGTGTCAGAAGGTGACAGAGCTGAGGAACGAAGGCAAGCAGAGCAGGGGGTGCTtccagggaggtggggaaggcTCAGAGGAGGCCCTGGGGGAAAGCCCCGAACAAGGCGCGGCAGCTGGCTTGTGGACGTCTGGGGGAAGAACGAGCCAGGAAGAGGGGTGCTGGAGAGGAGCGCAGGAGGTTTCTGCAGCAGGAGACGGGGGTGAGCatggtggggaagggaagggagagggggggCCAGGCCCTGCGGAGCCTCTTTATTTGTTCTAATATATTTCTCCATTTGGCTACAGCAGGTCTCCGTCTCGGTTCGCAGGATCTTGGCTGCGTGCTTCACTGTGGCGCACAGACCCTCCAGTCGTGACAGGTGGGCTGAGCTGCTCCAcagcttgtgggaccttagttctccgCCCTGGGATCGAACGCATATCCCCTGCAccgcaaggcagattcttaaccactggatgcccAGGCAGGACGCTTTGAGCCATAACAGAGCCTTTGGCTTTTTCTCTACGTGAGACGAGAGAGGCAGCCGTGGAGAGATGGGAAGAGACCTATGTCCCAAAGGGTGTCTCCAGCTCCTGCATTAGAAATACCGGGGGCGGCAAGGGCGGACTGGGGGAGACAGGCGATCGCTGGGAGGCGGCAGCAGCCACGATCCAGGATGGGCATGCCATCGCCAGGGATGCTGCGACGGGCCGCATGTGGGTCTGTGGAGCGTGGAGCATGACCTGGGCTGTGAGCAATGAGCATGTGGAATCCAGGGTGACCCCGGCGGCCAAGGGAGGGCGTCAGCGTCTCACCCTGCACCCACTGCGGAGTAAGCGCTCCACAGCCGTCACAGCGTTGCCCCCCCTCTTTCGCCATCACCCGTACAGCAGAGACACTCGGCATGGAAACCAGAAGCCACGGGGGAAGGGGAATGGGGTGCCAGGGGAGGGGGGCGCCCCACATGAAGCAGGGACGTTATGAGGCAAAGAGACTGCGAGAAGAGTCCAGCAGGGCTGACAGGGGCAGAGGGGCCTCTCCAAGAAGGCGAGTGGGCGCTGTGGGCCGAGATGCAGGGCCAAGCCAGGGACGTCAGCTGCCCCTAAGGGAGGACGCTCTGACGGCGGAGTCGTCCCAAGAGGGCTGCCTTTGAGGCAGGGAGCACCCCGTCACTAGGGAGCTGGGAGAGGGCCGTGAGCTGGACCTCACCcaccctgcagctgctgctgagtcgctcagtcgtgtccgactgtgtgtgaccctgtgaaccaccggagtccccaggctcctctatccctgggattctccaggctcgactactggagggggttgccatgtcctcctccaggggatcttccccatccagggatcgaacccaggtctctcgcattgcagatggattctttaccaactgagaaaccagggaagcccaagaatactggagggggttgtcatgcccgcctctggaggatcttcccctcccagggatcgaacccgcatctctgacatctccagcactggcaggcagggtctttaccacggAGCGCCACAGGCGCCAGCGTTCCAGGGGGGGAGGCTGCGGAGGGGTGCGCCAAGGGGAGCCCTCGGGAAGGCCATCCGCCCGGCTGACTCACACCGCGGCGTAGAGGCCTCCGCAGGCCGAGTGGTAGAAGCCGCGCACCATGGTGTGCAGGACGAAGGTCATAAACTGAAACggaagggagagagggcagaGGTGAGGGGCGTGGGGGGCGGAGCGGGGAGGGGGGTAGGGGGCGtagaggggagggggtggaggtgaAGGGACCGTGGGGGCGGGAGCGGGAGTGCGGAGAGGGGAGGGGGCGAAGGTGAAGGGAGCGTGGGGGCGGGAGCGGGAGTgcggagaggggagggggcagagatGAGGGGCGTGGGGGCAGAGCGAGGGGTGCGGAGAGGGGAGGGGGcgaaggggaggggggagggggcgaaggggagaggggagggggcggaggtGAGGGGCGTGGGGGCAGAGCGAGGGGTgcggagaggggagggggcagaggtgaGGGGCGTGGGGGCAGAGCGAGGGGTGCGGAGAGGGGAGGGGGCGAAGGTGAAGGGAGCGTGGGGGCGGGAGCGGGAGTGCGGAGAGGGGAGGGGGCGAAGGTGAGAGGCGTGGGGGCAGAGCGAGGGGTGCGGAGAGGGGAGGGGGCGaaggggaggggggtggaggtgggaggggtggaggCGGGAGGGGCGTgcggagaggtggggagggggacagaGCCCACCCGATCTCCTGGAGACACCTCCTGGAGAACCGGGAAAATAGACCCAGAGGATGAGGACCCAGCCGCAGCCGCTGGAGGCTGGTGCTGGGGAGACCACCGTGAGGCAGGGAGCGTGGGGCGCGTGGAAGTTGGTACCTGGAGGTGTAGGTTGTTGATGAGGCAGGTGATGCCAAAACCCACGAGCAGCAGGTTGGTCAGCGTGAAGGCGTTGATGGCGTTGGTGAGCTTCTGGATCTCACGGTAGCGTGGTCTGACGGACTTGGTGGCCGCCCCGTCCCTGTGAGGACAGGCTGTCACTGGCCCCAACCTCCTCAGCGGCTGCCCTCCCATTTCAGGGCACCAGGAGAGGGAGAAAGTCTCTCTTCCAGCCACGTGCTTCTCAAAgcatggctcctccagcaccATCTGGTATgcctgtgtgcctgctcagtcctgtctgactctctgtgaccccttggactgtaccccgccaggctcctctatccatgggattctccaggcaagaaaactggagtgggttgccgtgccctcctccaggggacctttcccaccagggatcaaacccaggtctctggctttgcaggtgggctctttactgtctgagccacaagttCGATGGGATGACAATGAGAAATATGCCACCTTGAAGAGGGCCCTCACCCACCCATGCTGGCACCCCgctcttggacttccagcctccagaactgtaagaaataaatttccacCGACCCCAAGCTACTCTGTCTGCTATTTTGTTACACCCGTCTGAACAGACTCAAAAAGACTCTGAGCCAAAACCACCCAGCTAAGTCATTCCCAGATTCTTGTCTCTCAGAAAcgatgagataataaatattgtttaaagaTGCAACGTTTGagagtaatttgttacacagcagtagatatcTAATACACCAGATCTATTTCTTCCTAACCTTAAGAAGGCTCCAGAGTGTGCTCATCATGACAAAGGTTCTGGAACCTCCTACTAAAAGCTGTGTGATCTCGAGTCAGTTCCTGAACCTTTCTCCGTCTCGGCTCCTCTGTGAAGCGAGCATAATAATGTGTGTACCTAGCTCAGGGAGCCAGCGCAAGATTAAATAGGACAGTGCAGGTGCCTGGTGCACAGGCAGCATTTACTGCCAGCTATGCTCATCATCAAGGCAGCTGCGTCCCCTCCtggtctcagtttcctcgtctgtaaaatgggcacgaGCCCCTCCTCTCCTGGGTTCCTCGGGAGACTGGAATAAGACACTGGGTGTGAAAGCACAGAGCTGTCCCCACCCCAGGGCAGGTCACCTGGGAGTGGGGCCGTCCACGCAGTCCTTGATCCGCCAGTCCATGACGTAGCCAATGAGAGGGCAGGTGAGAAGGCACAACAGCTGCAAggccccaaagacagaggagtaGAACTCCACTGGGAGGGCGGGAGGGGAGCGGGGTCAGGGGCTGGCAGGTGGGGAGCTGGCAGCCCAGCCTCAGCAGAGCAGGGATGCCAAGATCTCCCCCTCTGACCCCCAGATTCTCAGGTCCCCCACACAGCCAGGCCGCATGACCCGGGGATGGGTCACCCGTCGATAGGGAGAGCAGGGGTCTGGGCCCAAGCTTGTGTCCCCCTACCTGTCTCTGCGGCCCTCTGCTTTAGGTCTTCCGTCTCTGttgggcgggggtgggaggaggaagccAGGGTGAGGGGAGCTCGGCCAGCGTGCCCCACACACCCCCAGCCCCCCGGGGCTCAGCAGCACCTCACCATGCTCCTGGCCGCCCGTCACCAGGTACTCCAGCATCTTGTTCATGGCAGCCATGTAGAAGATGACGCGCAGCTGGGTCACGCCCATGGTGAGCAGGCTCCACAGGAAAATGGGCGAGCAGAGGCTCCTACGCAGGGGCACAGACTCTGGGGGGACAGCGGGGGCGCCCCTGAGCCCCAGGACTCCAGGGTGCCACGTCCCAGGGGGTGCCGTTCTGGCGGGCACTGCCGCAGTGACCTCGGAGAGGGGCTGCCTTAGCCTCTCTGGCCTCCGAGGCGCCCAGCTCTGTAACTATCTCActaggagactttttttttttctggccacgctgcgtggcttgtgggatctcagctccctgaccagggttcgaacccaagacctaagcactggaccaccagggcattcCCTCACCAGAACACTCTCAGGTGACCTCCAGGTGCGTACCCCAGGCTTAGCCTGGCAGTAACTCTGGCTGCTGTTTACTAGGCAGCCGCCGTGTGCTGCACCCCGGACACGCGCCATCCCACGTCATGaaactgtgctgtgcttggttgctcagttgtgtccaactctttgcaaccccacagactgtatcccaccaggctcctgtccgtgggattctccaagcaagaatactggagtgggttgccatgctctcctccaggggatctttccaacccagggactgaagccagggcTCCCGCGCTGCAGGCAGCTTCTGTACTACAAGCCCAGTTGTGCAGCACATGgacagatggggactgcagctcAGCACAGccagtgacctgcccaaggtcccagggctgggggccgCAGGTCAGAGGGACTCAGCCCAAGCCCATAACAGCTCGGCCTGGGGGACCCATCAGTGGGGACCACCTCAGAACCTCACAGCATGACTCAGTTTACAGAGAGCTCACGTCCCTCCCCGCGTTCAATCCTCCCAACTAACTTCCCTGTGAGGTGGctgttctcagttcagtcgctcagtcgtctcagactctttgcgaccccgtggactgcagcacgccaggcctccctgtccatcaccaactcccggagtttactcaaactcatgtccattgagtcagtgatgccatccaaccatctcatgctctgccgtccccttctcccgccttcaatcattcccagcatcaaggtgttcTTAGTGCTAGCTTAAGGGACGGGGAAGGTGAGAGTGGGGTTAAGCGACCCACGCAAGTCACGTGGCCTGGAACCGAGGAGCTGGACTCAGACCCCCATCTCGGGACTCCCATCCGTCCTCCCCGCACCCCGCGGCTGACGCCCCGCCAAGCGGCCGGGCGGGAGGCAGGCGCAGCTCCCCGACGCGGCCAGCAGGGGCGCCAACCAACCGGGTCGCGCGGACCCAGCCTAGAGGCCGGCTCCTCCGGCGGCGTCTGACGCAAGTGGCTTGGAGGTTGCAGGCAGCCCCGCGGAAAGAAAACCTCTCTCCCACAAGCCTGCAAGGGACCTGCCCCATTCCGGAAGCGGCCGCCGGATTCCAGGAATCCGGCCGAGGACCCGTGAACCCGAGCATCCCGGAGTTCTCTGAGCTTCGACTTTGCCCCCGTTCTAGAAACGGGAGGCGGGCCCACCTGTCCGgcaggggggcggggtgggggggggtgttgTGAGAACTCAGGAGGGAAAATGAGCGCCCAGGCAAGGGTGCTCACTCCCCGTGAGGCCCCGGCCTCTCCACCCACCGAGGCCGTCCCGGGACCAGACACTCACTCTCAGCAGAGCTCTCTGCGCCGCCACGCACGTCCTGGGATGAGATAAAGAGgaccccctcctccaggctgggGGCCTTCTGGCTCAGCCGCTGGCCCACCGTGCTCACGTAGGAGTAGAAGCGGTCCCCGGTCACCCTGTGGTCCAGGGCCAGCTCTCTGAGCTTGGTCTTCTCCCTGCCGGGAGCCGGGGAAGCAGCTCGTGGGAAGCAGCCCCACGGAGCCCTACCTCTGCAGCCTGCCTCTGGGGGGTGCTGTCCTGGGTGTGCCAAGTCCCCTGTACCCAGCGCTGACGTGCTCCCCAGCGCAGGGCTTGTGTCTGGTGCAGCTGGGAGCCCAGGGCCGGGCTCAGCACCCGCTAAGTGAAGGGTGGATGAAGCCGCTTTCCACTTAGGCTGTTGCCTTGGAGGCTGCCCTAAGGACCCAGATTCTGGCGAGGGACCGGGCAGAGGGAAGGATGGATTAGGAGTCTGagattcacatacacacactgctctACCTCAACATAAAACAGAGGACCAGCAGAGACCCACTGCCTAGtacccaatattttataacaagcTAGCAGGGAAGAGAATCgaaaaagaatacatgtataCCTGAATTAccctgctgtacacctgaaaccaacacaacattgtaaatcaactgtacttcaataaacgcattttttaaacagaagaacTCAGGCTCTGAAGTTCTATCTTCCTTTTGGCtacaccatgcagcttgtgggatcttggttctagGACCgtggattgaactcaggcccttgGAAATGAAGGCATGGAGTCCAGGGGAATCCCAGGTTCTGGAGTCCTGATCCCAACCTTAGAGTCACCGTGCGGCCCCCAATCCCGCCCCGCTCCGATGGTGTGACTCCGGGAAAGTGACTGCGTGCCCCTGCGCCTGTTAGGAATGGAGTTAATATCAGAACCCACGTCCTGAGTCTGAGAATGACCACcgggcacagggcctggcacacagaggACGCTCGATCAGTATCAGCTACTTGACTGGCACCCGAGGTGCTTGGTTGCGGAGCATCACCCCAGTGCCCTGGGGAACTGAcaggggcagtgtgtgtgtgtgtgtgtgtgtgtgtgtgtgtgtgaactgacggggcggggtgtgtgtgtgtgtgtgtgcgtgtgtgtgtgtgaactgacggggcggggtgtgtgtgtgtgtgtgtgcgtgtgtgtgtgtgaactgacggggcggggtgtgtgtgtgtgtgtgtgtgaactgacggggcggggtgtgtgtgtgtgtgtgtgtgtgaactgacggggcggggtgtgtgtgtgtgtgtgcgtgtgtgtgtgtgaactgacggggcggggtgtgtgtgtgtgtgtgtgtgtgtgtgtactgacggggcggggtgtgtgtgtgtgtgtgtgtgtgcgtgtgtgtgtgtgaactgacggggcggggtgtgtgtgtgtgtgtgtgtgcgtgtgtgtgtgtgaactgacggggcggggtgtgtgtgtgtgtgcgtgtgtgtgtgtgaactgatggggcggggtgtgtgtgtgtgtgtgtgtgtgtgtgtgtgtgtgtgtgtgagctgacggggcggggtgtgtgtgtgtggaagtcGGCGTTCAGGTTGCCCCACAAGGGCTGGGACATTACTCCTCTGCGAACCCCTTTTCTGGGTCCCCGTGGCGTGCGTCCCTGCCACCCTGACCCCATCCTGCAGCCTGGACAGAAGGACAGCACTCCCCATGTCCGGCTGCCAGCGTCATGCCCCGGCCACGCAGAACACCTGCAGGGGGTCAGATCGGGCCTGAGGTCCAGGTGAGAAAGCAGAGCTCGGAAAGCTCAGGTAGTCCGCAGAGCTCGCTTTCCCTGACTCCGAGCTGCTCCTAGCATCGCGCCACCACACTTGGCTTCCAGGTCTGCGGGTGGggtcccctcccatctccccctccccccaccgccaCGGTTGCTCACTTGTAGTTGACTTCCTCAGGGGAGGGAAAGGCCTCCCTGGGCCAGTTGAAGGCGCAGTTCAGAAAGATGAGGCAGGCCAGGCCCGACCAGGCGAACATAATGACCACGAAGGACACACCGGCATTGTAGATCACCTGTGGGGGAGCAGGGAGGCCCGTGGCGGAAGCTGCCGGGCCCCAGCCCGCCCCCTCCAGCCAGAGCCGCAACCTGGGCCCTAGAGGCCTCTGGGGAGGTCTTTTCGAGCCCACCCCATGTGCCCAATTCGCAGATGAAAACACCAAGGCCAGACGCTAAGACCAGACCTAGAAGCCCCACCGCCCCTCTCCTTTTCATCCCCACCCCTCCCAAGAGCGACGTGATTCCCAGCAGGTGCTGAAGAGGCTGGCCACAAGCGCAACATGCCTTTGGAATCTCAATTTTTATCTTAAGAAGATACACCAGTGTTGCCTTTGACTCCACACATGTTCTCGTTTTCACACATAAGTCGTTTCATTTCATGGACAAGAGAGGAGGGCGGAAGCTCCCAGCCGTGTTTGTCCTGCCCCTTCCTGCCGCCCTCCCTGGGGGAAAAACAAAACCTCCACCGGAGAAGTCTTAGCTCAGCTCTCACAGGTTTGGCAGCCCGGGAGGCAGGGAAGCGGGATGCTGTGCAGCCTCAGGGCCAGCAGGCTCTGTCCTGACATATTCTGTGCCCACGGGTCAGCCCCGAAGGTGAGGCAGCGGCTAAGGGCAGAGCTGTCCTGCCTGCCACCCTCTGCCCGGGAGGACCACTGTCTGTGCTGGTCCCAGGCCCCTGCTCCGGGAAAACCGCTCCTCCTGGGCTCCGGCTTCAGGGCCCTTTTCTCCCAGGGAGCAGGACAGAGCCTCAAAGGGCCACACCCCAAGGGTCTGGCTCTTCAGATCTCTCTGCCTTAGTGGAGGGAAGGGAGACCTCCCCACCTCCAGGCCTGGTCCTGCCTGAACAACTGTCAGCCACCCCATAAGTGCGCACTGCACCGCCACTGGGACGGATGCTGAGCagaaagtgaaggtgctcagtggtgtcagactccttgtgaccccgtggactgcagcacaccagacctccctgttcatcaccaactcccggagtttactcaaactcacgtccactgagtcggtgatgccatccaaccatggcATCTTGCCTGTTCATGCGATGCCAGTCCTGGTGTGCCAGCTACTGCCCTGTCCTATGCTGCTTTTCTAGCTGCTCCACTGTGAGATTGaaagtggttttctttctttttttgtgtgtgcttgttTTTTAACGTGGTATTTGTATGAGAAGTACCATAAACCTATTACACACCTATTACATTACTATACAAATAGTATCAATCCTATTTCACATACAGCCAGTATTAGTTGGGTATGGAGGCTAACTTTGTTGGCCTTGCAAACAAATAGGATTTACACACgtgctcttggaatggaactcagTCCTTTGCAGGGGACTTCCTGTAATAAATTAACTGCCCAGACCAGACTCTGAAGAGCATGCTTTGACCCAGCTGAGAAGGTGATTTGATATGAGAGGCAGGAAGCAGGCCCCAGGTTTGCCCAGAGTGAGAACGCAGGCCTTCTGGCTCTAGGTGGACCTGTCTTACAGATGGCCTCGTCTGGACTAGCTTGGCGACCTCAGGACCCAAATCGCCCAGCCTCTCCAGGACAGGGAAAGGAGATGTGGCGTGAAAAGTGGGGTGACGTCCAAGAGCCCAGGGCCTGGAAGGCATGTAAAGGGGTTGTTTTTGATTCCGCAGGTGAAAGAGAGCAGGTGGGTGAGCTAGCTCTCCATCTAAGATCATTCTGGAAATCATGTGGATGATTGCCCAGAGAGGGAAAAcactggaggcagggagaccgGCTGAGAAAGCActggcctgggaggcagcatgaAGGCCTAGACTCAGACGACGGGAAAGGAAAGGATAACAGAGACCCGCTGGTCCGCAGCAGCACCGGGCTCTTCCTACAAGGCCCCGGGGCTTGTCCCTGTGGAGGCGGGAGCTGACCTCCGCCTGGCAGGAGATGGGTCACCAGACATACCAGCCACCAGGCACCCAGTTCTTGTGTCAAGGCAGAAAGAAGACCAAGCAACCTCACGGACCACCACCCACTCCCCGAGCAGCCTCATACCTTGATTCCTGGGTATGTGATGGCAGAAGAGGCATAGGAGCCGATCATGAGGGCCATGAACGTGGAACGCAGGTTCCCAAACATGTTGGGCAGCTGAGAGAGGAGATGGGTGCCCATGAGCAGGGGAGACCCTGACACCCACCCAGGGCTCCCCTTGCCCTGCTTGGAAAAGCTTGGAAGCTTCTAATCCCGGCAGTCCTCAAAGCGAGCTCCAGGAACATGTGCCCCAGAGTCACAACAGAAAAGTTCTAAGGCAAAATCAATGAGGGAAACCGCTGtaacccccctcccacacacagcacgtgtgctaagtcactcagtcgtgtccgactgtttgcgatccgatggactgcagcccaccaggctcctcttttcttgggactctccaagcaagaatactgaagcgagttaccatgccctcctcctgggaatcttcccgactcagggatcaaacccatgtggcctgtgtctcctgcattggcaggcgggttctctaccactgagccacctgggaagccccctcccctgccaccctgcacacacacacacacacacagaagtgccTGCAAAGAGAAATTCTGTTTAACCCCAGGGTTTCCCAAGTTAGGTACTTATGGAGTCCCTTAATCATGACTTGCCTGTTAATAAGCCATGGTTAGGTATTTAAGAAATACCAGTCTAGAGCAACTCCTTTGATAGCTGAGCACTGGGactcagaaagggaaagaaatgtaCTTAAGTTCACGGAGCTCATTAGTGACTTTCTCCCCAGTTCTGGCCATACGAGCTCTATCCCAGACCCCAAGGCTGAGACTACCAGGAGGGTGCCTTTTAACCTTCTCAGTAGCCCcaaaggccacagtccatggtttCAGCTGAGCCAGGACAGGTAACAGGAGGGCTTGGGAGTGGAGGATGGGAGTAAGGGAGGGGATagggccagggccaggcctgTGTCCAGAAGAGGAAGCTCGGACACACAAAGCAAGCCCAGAATTCCCACCGGTAGAGAACTGGTCGTGCTTTTTCCAGTAAGCGGCCTGAGGTGACCTCTAAAAATGGGGCACTATTCTCTTGATccagaaaaccccacaaaatcaGGCAAATCAGGAAGTTCAGATCTGCAATTCACTTTAAGAACACTCATGAAACTGCCCAGGCCATTAAGGGTATGCACATCTGAAAACCCTCCAAGTATCTGAAGGATGTCACTTTAAAGAAGCAACGTGTGCCATTCTGTCATTGCAATGGTGGAGTTGGTAGGTGTCCATGGGCCAAACGGTGG
Coding sequences:
- the SLC43A1 gene encoding large neutral amino acids transporter small subunit 3 isoform X1; the protein is MAPTLEQAYRRRWWMACTAVLENLFFSAVLLGWSSLLIMLKNEGFYSSMCSAENTTNTTQDEPHRWPSCNQQEEMLNLGFTIGSFVLSATTLPLGVLMDRFGPRPTRLMGSACFAASCSLMALASWDTKVLSPLIFLALSMNGFGGICLTFSSLTLPNMFGNLRSTFMALMIGSYASSAITYPGIKVIYNAGVSFVVIMFAWSGLACLIFLNCAFNWPREAFPSPEEVNYKEKTKLRELALDHRVTGDRFYSYVSTVGQRLSQKAPSLEEGVLFISSQDVRGGAESSAEKSVPLRRSLCSPIFLWSLLTMGVTQLRVIFYMAAMNKMLEYLVTGGQEHETEDLKQRAAETVEFYSSVFGALQLLCLLTCPLIGYVMDWRIKDCVDGPTPRDGAATKSVRPRYREIQKLTNAINAFTLTNLLLVGFGITCLINNLHLQFMTFVLHTMVRGFYHSACGGLYAAVYPSKHFGTLTGLQSLLSAVFALLQQPLFMAMVGPLKGEPFWVNLGLLLFSLLGFLLPSYLFCYRARLQRADVARWGAPLKTPGGPKVAA
- the SLC43A1 gene encoding large neutral amino acids transporter small subunit 3 isoform X3, with the translated sequence MAPTLEQAYRRRWWMACTAVLENLFFSAVLLGWSSLLIMLKNEGFYSSMCSAENTTNTTQDEPHRWPSCNQQEEMLNLGFTIGSFVLSATTLPLGVLMDRFGPRPTRLMGSACFAASCSLMALASWDTKVLSPLIFLALSMNGFGGICLTFSSLTLPNMFGNLRSTFMALMIGSYASSAITYPGIKVIYNAGVSFVVIMFAWSGLACLIFLNCAFNWPREAFPSPEEVNYKEKTKLRELALDHRVTGDRFYSYVSTVGQRLSQKAPSLEEGVLFISSQDVRGGAESSAEKSVPLRRSLCSPIFLWSLLTMGVTQLRVIFYMAAMNKMLEYLVTGGQEHETEDLKQRAAETVEFYSSVFGALQLLCLLTCPLIGYVMDWRIKDCVDGPTPRDGAATKSVRPRYREIQKLTNAINAFTLTNLLLVGFGITCLINNLHLQFMTFVLHTMVRGFYHSACGGLYAAV
- the SLC43A1 gene encoding large neutral amino acids transporter small subunit 3 isoform X2; this encodes MAPTLEQAYRRRWWMACTAVLENLFFSAVLLGWSSLLIMLKNEGFYSSMCSAENTTNTTQDEPHRWPSCNQQEEMLNLGFTIGSFVLSATTLPLGVLMDRFGPRPTRLMGSACFAASCSLMALASWDTKVLSPLIFLALSMNGFGGICLTFSSLTVIYNAGVSFVVIMFAWSGLACLIFLNCAFNWPREAFPSPEEVNYKEKTKLRELALDHRVTGDRFYSYVSTVGQRLSQKAPSLEEGVLFISSQDVRGGAESSAEKSVPLRRSLCSPIFLWSLLTMGVTQLRVIFYMAAMNKMLEYLVTGGQEHETEDLKQRAAETVEFYSSVFGALQLLCLLTCPLIGYVMDWRIKDCVDGPTPRDGAATKSVRPRYREIQKLTNAINAFTLTNLLLVGFGITCLINNLHLQFMTFVLHTMVRGFYHSACGGLYAAVYPSKHFGTLTGLQSLLSAVFALLQQPLFMAMVGPLKGEPFWVNLGLLLFSLLGFLLPSYLFCYRARLQRADVARWGAPLKTPGGPKVAA